In one window of Sandaracinaceae bacterium DNA:
- a CDS encoding type I-E CRISPR-associated protein Cse2/CasB: MPTVPEGTEDSPFKRFAAAVRAVSRAVDDAEGGPLTRGDVASLRREDGARSPVFYKLASMMLRDVLPRGGEAQLSEAERRWARVVHLLARTAGQHVVRGPKFGAALADAGLAEARFVRLLRAEGDAIDPASRAAIAPLVQQALSFDALDLAALIVSAPHPTFRFHLEDGDDVRRRVARDFYRVRATQD, encoded by the coding sequence GTGCCGACGGTGCCTGAGGGCACTGAGGACAGTCCATTCAAGCGCTTCGCCGCCGCCGTCCGGGCGGTGTCTCGCGCGGTCGACGACGCGGAGGGCGGTCCGCTGACTCGAGGTGACGTCGCCTCTCTCCGGCGCGAAGATGGAGCGCGGTCGCCGGTGTTCTACAAACTTGCCAGCATGATGCTGCGCGACGTCCTGCCGCGTGGCGGCGAAGCGCAGCTCAGCGAGGCCGAGCGACGCTGGGCGCGGGTGGTCCACCTGCTCGCGCGGACGGCCGGACAACACGTCGTACGGGGGCCGAAGTTTGGGGCTGCGCTCGCAGACGCGGGCCTCGCGGAGGCGCGGTTCGTGCGGCTCTTGCGGGCCGAGGGTGACGCTATCGATCCTGCGTCTCGAGCGGCGATTGCCCCGCTCGTGCAGCAGGCGCTGAGCTTCGATGCGCTCGATCTGGCTGCGCTGATCGTCTCGGCGCCGCATCCCACGTTTCGATTCCATCTCGAAGACGGAGATGACGTCCGCCGCAGGGTCGCGCGCGACTTCTATCGCGTGCGGGCCACCCAGGACTAA